One genomic segment of Acidobacteriota bacterium includes these proteins:
- a CDS encoding response regulator, which translates to MLQTRDGYIWLATGAGLVRFDGVRFTVFDKTNTPAIRDDDVRALAEDQEGNVWIGTYSGGLTRMNSAGFTFYGEKESGLPSEMIRGLYVDRSGSLWISTFGGGLSRFRDGKFTTLTTADGLADDKVKTVIEDRAGALWVGTYSGGVSRIAGGEITNFTTDDGLPAMFVLDILEDSSGAIWFATYGGGMARLQGGRFTVLSVDEGLGDSRVVALEEDRDGNLWIGLYGGGVQRLTDGEFTGFTPADGLTGDLVFDLMEDREGSLWIGSFNGGLDQLRDEPFTTFTSREGLTGDIVFSVSAARKGGVWVGIEGGGVNRVREGEVEAIYTSRQGLSSDNVVAVLEDRRGDVWIGTFDARLHRLRGGQLSSDTAVDEIGDDHVWCIYEDADGVIWLGTRTGGVIRYDGRDFSRLTSADGLVGNGVRAVHKDRSGVIWIGTDSGVSRLVGERIENITRADGLPTDAIVAFHEDAEGVIWIGTRGGGLSRWEDGEMFNFSRSNGLPDDSIFRILEDDQGNLWMSSLRGVFRVSRTELNEFAAGDRDDYDSNLYDTADGMEDSQTAGGSQPAGAKAADGSLWFPTVKGVVRVDPDSMPENDVPPPVYIEQLIVDRKAYPLGETTLPAGSRNIEIHYTAPSFQAPEKMRFLYRLEGFDPEWVDAGPRRIAYYTNLSPGSYRFSVQAFNSDNVASEGIASTSFEIGRLFYQTLWFYLSIAAVLATFTFLIVRGRLSVIRAEADARAANLERSLIESQKMEALGQMASGVAHDFNNTMMTALPWADILARQYPDIPLVQKAARNIHDSVIRARGVTRQLLDFAQPKKPEMRPVDLASLLENHLQLIRPSLSPEIKIDLDSRGTDLIVLADPDQIQQAILNLSLNARDAMPRGGTLQFKVRPITRREIEEWNLDLADGVVLSISDTGTGIEQSRRLHVFDPFFTTKEVGKGTGLGLAVVHRIIEEHGGKIVLDSPRHGGTVFHIILPAYQASPEQAPPEQPARQEGGKLSGLRIVIIDDEVELAEGVKMMLEMDGAEVVLRGSGVDALAEIDAGLQPDLIILDLGMPGMTGDEVHAEVRKRFPLLPLLISSGYGDRARLDPLLADGHTRFKQKPYTLDELIDEIVRWVQPSKANAASRRGE; encoded by the coding sequence TTGCTGCAGACGCGTGACGGCTACATCTGGCTCGCCACCGGCGCCGGTCTGGTCCGATTCGATGGCGTCCGCTTCACCGTCTTCGACAAGACCAACACGCCCGCAATTCGCGACGATGACGTTCGAGCGCTGGCAGAAGACCAGGAGGGAAATGTCTGGATCGGTACCTACAGCGGCGGGCTGACCCGCATGAACAGTGCCGGTTTCACATTCTACGGCGAGAAGGAGAGCGGGCTTCCATCGGAGATGATCCGGGGGCTCTACGTGGACCGCTCGGGCAGCCTCTGGATCTCGACCTTCGGCGGTGGGCTGAGCCGTTTTCGTGATGGAAAGTTCACGACGCTGACCACCGCCGACGGCCTCGCCGATGACAAGGTCAAGACCGTCATTGAGGATCGAGCCGGGGCGTTGTGGGTTGGTACATACAGCGGTGGAGTGAGCCGGATCGCCGGGGGCGAGATCACCAATTTCACCACGGATGACGGATTGCCGGCGATGTTCGTGCTCGACATTCTCGAAGACAGCAGTGGCGCCATCTGGTTCGCGACCTACGGGGGCGGCATGGCGCGACTCCAGGGCGGCCGGTTCACCGTCCTCTCGGTCGATGAAGGCCTTGGGGACAGCCGGGTGGTCGCCCTCGAAGAGGATCGGGACGGGAATCTCTGGATCGGACTCTACGGCGGAGGCGTTCAGAGGCTCACGGATGGAGAGTTCACCGGATTCACTCCAGCCGACGGGCTTACTGGCGATCTCGTTTTCGACCTGATGGAGGACAGGGAAGGCAGTCTCTGGATCGGATCATTCAACGGAGGGCTCGACCAGCTCCGCGACGAGCCTTTCACCACGTTCACCTCCAGAGAGGGATTGACGGGCGACATCGTTTTCAGCGTCTCAGCGGCACGCAAGGGCGGTGTCTGGGTCGGTATCGAGGGTGGCGGGGTCAATCGCGTGAGGGAGGGAGAGGTCGAGGCGATCTACACCAGCCGGCAGGGTCTTTCGAGCGACAACGTGGTTGCAGTGCTCGAGGATCGTCGCGGCGACGTCTGGATCGGCACATTTGACGCGAGGCTTCACCGCCTGAGGGGCGGTCAGCTATCGAGCGACACGGCAGTGGATGAGATCGGTGACGATCACGTCTGGTGCATCTACGAGGATGCCGACGGCGTGATCTGGCTGGGGACCCGCACGGGAGGTGTGATCCGGTACGATGGCCGCGACTTTTCCAGACTCACCAGCGCCGACGGCCTCGTCGGCAACGGCGTGCGCGCGGTTCACAAAGACCGCTCGGGTGTGATCTGGATCGGGACCGACAGCGGGGTCAGTCGTCTGGTCGGCGAGCGGATCGAGAACATCACCAGAGCCGACGGCTTGCCGACCGACGCGATCGTCGCGTTTCACGAGGACGCCGAGGGTGTGATCTGGATCGGCACGCGCGGCGGCGGGCTGAGCCGCTGGGAAGACGGCGAGATGTTTAATTTCAGCCGCAGCAACGGGCTTCCCGACGACAGCATCTTCCGGATTCTCGAAGACGATCAGGGCAACCTGTGGATGAGCAGCCTCCGGGGGGTATTCCGTGTCAGCAGGACAGAACTGAACGAGTTCGCCGCGGGAGACCGGGACGATTACGACTCGAACCTCTACGACACCGCCGACGGAATGGAGGATAGTCAGACCGCTGGTGGTTCTCAACCGGCGGGAGCGAAAGCGGCCGACGGGAGCCTCTGGTTCCCTACTGTAAAGGGAGTCGTCCGCGTCGATCCTGACAGCATGCCCGAGAACGATGTTCCCCCTCCCGTCTACATCGAGCAGCTGATCGTCGACCGCAAGGCGTATCCGCTGGGCGAGACAACGCTGCCGGCAGGGAGCAGGAATATAGAGATTCACTACACCGCACCCAGCTTTCAGGCTCCGGAAAAAATGAGATTCCTCTATCGCCTCGAGGGCTTCGATCCGGAGTGGGTCGATGCGGGGCCACGCCGTATCGCCTACTACACGAACCTCTCTCCAGGCTCTTACCGGTTCTCGGTTCAGGCGTTCAACAGCGACAACGTTGCCAGCGAGGGGATAGCCTCGACGAGCTTCGAGATCGGACGGTTGTTTTACCAAACCCTTTGGTTCTATCTGTCGATCGCGGCCGTACTCGCGACCTTCACATTTCTGATCGTCCGCGGGCGCCTCAGTGTGATTCGTGCCGAAGCAGACGCTCGGGCTGCCAACCTGGAGCGTTCCCTGATCGAATCGCAGAAGATGGAAGCACTCGGACAGATGGCTTCCGGAGTCGCTCACGATTTCAATAACACGATGATGACTGCTCTCCCGTGGGCCGACATCCTCGCGAGGCAGTATCCCGATATTCCACTCGTTCAGAAAGCGGCTCGGAACATTCACGATTCAGTGATTCGCGCACGTGGGGTGACACGCCAGCTTCTCGATTTCGCACAGCCGAAAAAACCAGAAATGAGGCCCGTCGATCTCGCCTCACTGCTGGAGAATCACCTCCAGCTTATTCGTCCCTCGCTCTCGCCGGAGATAAAGATCGATCTCGATTCCAGGGGGACGGATCTGATCGTTCTGGCCGATCCGGACCAGATTCAACAGGCAATCCTGAATCTGTCGCTCAACGCCCGCGACGCGATGCCGCGAGGCGGCACGCTGCAGTTCAAAGTGAGGCCCATCACGCGACGTGAGATCGAGGAATGGAACCTCGATCTGGCGGACGGCGTCGTCCTGTCGATCTCCGATACAGGGACCGGCATCGAACAGAGCAGACGGTTGCATGTGTTCGATCCTTTCTTCACCACAAAAGAGGTCGGCAAGGGAACGGGGCTGGGGCTGGCGGTGGTGCACCGGATCATCGAGGAGCACGGGGGGAAAATCGTGCTCGATTCCCCTCGGCACGGTGGGACTGTGTTTCACATTATCCTGCCGGCATACCAGGCCTCACCCGAGCAAGCCCCGCCAGAACAGCCGGCTCGGCAGGAGGGTGGAAAGCTGAGCGGCCTGCGAATCGTGATCATCGATGACGAAGTCGAGCTGGCCGAAGGGGTGAAGATGATGCTCGAGATGGACGGAGCAGAGGTCGTGCTGCGTGGCAGTGGTGTCGACGCTCTCGCGGAGATCGATGCAGGACTTCAGCCGGACCTCATCATTCTGGATCTCGGCATGCCGGGGATGACCGGAGATGAGGTCCATGCCGAGGTGCGCAAGCGATTCCCGCTGCTGCCGCTCCTCATCTCGTCCGGCTACGGCGACCGCGCAAGACTCGATCCGCTTCTGGCAGATGGCCATACTCGGTTCAAGCAGAAGCCGTATACTCTCGACGAGCTGATCGACGAGATCGTGCGGTGGGTTCAGCCGTCAAAAGCAAACGCAGCATCGCGCCGTGGAGAGTAA
- a CDS encoding NAD(P)-dependent oxidoreductase codes for MRVMIAGAGGLIGAALSRHFSARGETVPLLHRDLNIDDPQQVRKMVASIAPDLIVNCAAVGVDECERDPERATALNVRGPTLLARAASGAGAAFVHFSTNYVFSGDRTDRGFYLPYDTPEPINTYGRTKLAGERLVSAECSQSWIIRTSWVFGHGKESFLATLPQKLMAGVPVVATTDIFASVTYVDDLVTQLHHLIRLGDYGIHHITNEGVCSHAEFAKTAAQILGLTPSEHDDLIEPRSADALIRSAPRPRWTPMHSASSAHIKLPPMRPWQQALAAYIATF; via the coding sequence ATGCGTGTGATGATTGCAGGGGCCGGCGGTCTGATCGGAGCTGCTCTTTCCCGTCATTTCTCCGCCCGCGGCGAAACGGTCCCGCTGCTTCATCGTGACCTCAATATCGATGATCCGCAGCAGGTCCGGAAGATGGTAGCTTCGATCGCGCCCGATCTCATCGTCAACTGCGCTGCCGTCGGAGTCGACGAGTGCGAGCGCGATCCGGAGCGCGCCACGGCTCTGAATGTTCGAGGTCCGACCCTGCTGGCTCGAGCCGCCTCCGGGGCGGGCGCGGCATTCGTCCACTTCAGCACAAACTACGTCTTCAGCGGCGATCGGACCGACCGCGGCTTCTATCTTCCATACGACACGCCCGAGCCGATCAATACGTACGGCCGCACCAAACTGGCAGGCGAGCGGCTCGTTTCCGCGGAATGTTCCCAATCCTGGATCATTCGCACGTCCTGGGTCTTCGGTCACGGGAAGGAGAGCTTTCTCGCAACGCTCCCGCAAAAGCTGATGGCTGGAGTGCCGGTCGTCGCGACCACAGACATCTTCGCCAGTGTCACGTACGTGGACGATCTGGTCACGCAGCTCCACCACCTCATCAGACTGGGAGATTACGGCATTCATCACATCACCAATGAGGGCGTCTGTTCCCACGCCGAGTTCGCGAAGACGGCAGCACAGATTCTCGGTCTGACCCCGTCTGAACATGATGATCTGATCGAGCCCAGATCTGCCGATGCTCTGATCCGTTCGGCACCACGGCCGCGATGGACGCCGATGCACTCCGCGAGTAGCGCGCACATCAAGCTTCCACCCATGCGACCGTGGCAGCAGGCTCTCGCCGCCTACATCGCTACCTTCTGA
- a CDS encoding MerR family transcriptional regulator produces MKISEVARAANVNVQTIRYYERRGLLPAPPRTVSGHRVYDRDAVRITRFIKSAQELGFTLTEIEDLLSLRTRAGRDRQKIRGMASVRLEDIEQRIKRLDTLRTTLRDLLEQCLCADDHLECPILDTLEPSDR; encoded by the coding sequence ATGAAGATCTCTGAAGTCGCCCGGGCTGCAAACGTCAACGTGCAGACGATCCGCTATTACGAGCGGCGCGGGCTTCTGCCCGCTCCACCCCGCACGGTGTCGGGTCACCGGGTCTACGATCGGGATGCGGTGCGGATCACACGCTTCATCAAATCCGCGCAGGAGCTCGGCTTTACACTGACCGAGATCGAAGATCTTCTTTCTCTCCGCACCCGAGCCGGACGCGATCGCCAGAAGATCCGCGGGATGGCGAGCGTCCGCCTCGAGGACATCGAGCAGCGGATCAAACGACTCGACACGCTGCGGACGACACTGCGAGATCTGCTCGAGCAATGCCTCTGTGCGGACGACCACCTCGAGTGTCCGATTCTCGATACCCTCGAGCCCTCCGACCGGTAG
- a CDS encoding sensor histidine kinase: MAGEKLKPEEAAPQADQVHVEFPPNLAREHLIALAAELRERRDLILDAWRAYGDAIPGRNIAESLSRVQFNDHIPTVLETLSQNLEAWPDGIAPPTEEMSEEVSEHGLQRWQQGYSLNEVLREWGYLQMCVAAELERYAVDHPSLEPSVMPIARRAWALLCADGVTSSATQYGRLQQTESTGHVKALELALSALQTMENARAEAWRTAAHDLRGSVTVVKGAASLNASAALSDDTRAEVAEMLSKGVSSLHEMLTDLLSLARLEAGHEQRSVTSFDAAVLIRDFGAASQAAATDRGLYLKMDGPSTLPVEGDGPKILRILQNLLLNAVRYTEHGGISLSWGIDTTRDTDRWTFSVQDTGPGIDEAGVATIGKDLQDATEVSDDSRDASDDRRRDMAGAPTVDSESDASPPENSQQHGEGVGLSIVKRLCELLDASLELATRPGQGTTFRVILPRRYTEENDES; this comes from the coding sequence ATGGCGGGAGAAAAGCTGAAGCCGGAGGAAGCGGCCCCGCAGGCCGACCAGGTTCATGTCGAATTCCCTCCCAATCTGGCGCGCGAGCATCTGATTGCGCTCGCAGCCGAGCTCCGGGAGCGGCGGGATCTGATCCTCGATGCGTGGCGCGCATACGGCGACGCCATACCGGGCCGGAACATCGCGGAATCGCTCTCGCGGGTGCAGTTCAACGACCACATTCCGACCGTGCTCGAGACCCTGTCACAGAACCTCGAAGCGTGGCCCGACGGCATCGCCCCGCCCACAGAAGAGATGTCCGAGGAAGTTTCGGAACACGGGCTCCAGCGCTGGCAGCAGGGCTACTCGCTGAACGAGGTCCTGCGAGAATGGGGATATCTGCAGATGTGCGTCGCCGCGGAGCTCGAACGATATGCGGTCGATCACCCATCACTCGAGCCCAGCGTGATGCCGATTGCACGGCGCGCATGGGCGTTGCTGTGCGCCGACGGCGTCACCTCGAGCGCAACCCAGTACGGCCGTCTTCAGCAGACGGAGTCGACCGGCCACGTGAAGGCGCTCGAGCTTGCTCTGAGTGCGCTGCAGACGATGGAAAACGCGCGCGCTGAGGCGTGGCGGACAGCGGCGCACGACCTTCGCGGCAGCGTTACGGTCGTCAAAGGCGCGGCGTCGCTCAACGCGAGCGCCGCCCTTTCGGATGACACGCGCGCCGAGGTGGCGGAGATGCTCAGCAAGGGGGTTTCGTCGCTCCACGAGATGCTCACCGACCTTCTCAGTCTGGCGCGGCTCGAGGCAGGACATGAGCAACGCTCCGTCACATCGTTCGACGCTGCCGTGCTGATTCGGGATTTTGGAGCCGCGTCGCAGGCGGCCGCGACGGACCGCGGGCTCTATCTCAAAATGGATGGCCCGAGCACGCTCCCCGTCGAGGGCGACGGTCCAAAGATTCTTCGAATCCTGCAGAACCTCCTTCTCAACGCGGTCAGGTACACCGAGCATGGTGGAATTTCGTTGAGCTGGGGCATCGACACGACGAGGGACACCGATCGATGGACGTTCTCCGTCCAGGACACCGGACCGGGAATCGATGAGGCAGGAGTCGCCACGATAGGGAAGGATCTCCAGGACGCGACTGAGGTTTCCGACGATTCTCGAGACGCGAGCGACGACCGTCGCCGCGACATGGCCGGCGCACCGACGGTGGATTCCGAGTCTGACGCCTCACCGCCGGAAAACTCACAACAACACGGCGAAGGTGTCGGGCTGTCGATCGTGAAGCGGCTGTGCGAGCTTCTGGATGCGAGCCTGGAACTGGCGACCAGGCCGGGACAGGGAACGACCTTCCGCGTCATCCTTCCGCGCAGATACACGGAGGAAAATGACGAGAGCTGA
- a CDS encoding DUF4242 domain-containing protein codes for MQKYVIERKIPNAGSLTTEELEEVSRRSLAALEKLGPRIQWLHSFVTDDKVYCVYLAPDEETIRSHAEQAGLPADRISAVRRLLDPVNAV; via the coding sequence ATGCAAAAGTACGTGATTGAACGGAAGATCCCGAATGCGGGCAGCCTCACGACAGAAGAGCTGGAAGAAGTTTCCCGTCGTTCCCTCGCCGCTCTTGAAAAGCTGGGGCCTCGGATCCAGTGGCTACATAGCTTCGTCACTGACGACAAGGTCTACTGCGTCTATCTGGCACCCGACGAAGAAACGATTCGGTCGCACGCTGAGCAGGCTGGACTCCCCGCCGACCGAATCTCAGCGGTGCGGCGGTTGCTCGATCCGGTGAATGCGGTCTGA